A single Ischnura elegans chromosome 13 unlocalized genomic scaffold, ioIscEleg1.1 SUPER_13_unloc_2, whole genome shotgun sequence DNA region contains:
- the LOC124172629 gene encoding coiled-coil-helix-coiled-coil-helix domain-containing protein 1 translates to MRLYQPLCKWPQRKPVYPRETFKFQELLPLKLKPTVSGKGEKSSDVACLQEMSILFACFKKNEFNQALCSNEIQNFNKCYKNFMDTKHRREEMDRRGELTPGAKKLSHKQINQLMKRFPT, encoded by the exons ATGCGGCTCTATCAACCTCTTTGTAAGTGGCCACAGAGGAAACCTGTGTACCCCAGGGAAACTTTTAAATTTCAGGAGTTACTACCTTTGAAACTCAAACCAACCGTATCCGGGAAAGGAGAGAAATCCTCAG ATGTAGCATGCTTGCAGGAAATGTCCATTCTCTTCGCCTGTTTCAAGAAGAATGAATTCAACCAAGCGCTGTGTTCGAATGAAATACagaatttcaataaatgctacaAAAATTTTATG GATACGAAGCATAGAAGAGAAGAAATGGACCGGAGGGGAGAATTGACTCCAGGTGCGAAGAAACTGTCGCACAAGCAAATAAACCAACTGATGAAGAGATTCCCAACGTGA